The segment CAGGCAAAGAATGCCCCATCTTACGCATCCGGATTTCTCTCAGGATCAGCGGCATGTTCTCGGGCGTCAGCTGATCGTCTGGATAACGGCTGAGCTCCTCCAGATCTTCGTTGGACAGCCCAAAACTCGCGAGAATACTGGAAGCGCTTTCTGGCGTGTAGCGGTTCTGGGCGTTGGAGTTCTGCTCTGAGATCCGCGCCGAGGCAGGTGGCTTTTGCCCACTCATCCCAGCCGGGCACGGGCTGATATCCCAGCGAGTTGGGCGAGGCTCCCCCTTCTGCTCCTGGTGTAGGTTTGActtctccttcaccttcctcGGATCAGGCCTGTGCAGAGTTACCCGAACGTTTATCCTCTGGGAACCTGTCCACTGAAGTGTCTCCTGCCCCGAACATCTCGGTGGCATTCCTTGAGGTGCTCCAGGCGTGGGTTTTCTCTGAAGACCTCCTGCACCCCTTCCCGTAAAGGATCCTGGAGGCTTTGTGCCAGACGGGTTAGGTCCTCTGGGCCTCTGAGGTAAAGTTCCTCTAGGGCTAAACATTGTGCTTTTCGGAACCACCTGATTTAACCAAGCATGAGGAGGTGCAGAAGCGTTGGGAGCAACCGAGGTCAACTGCTGAAGAGCCAACTGTGTCTTAATGTGAGCAAACTGTAAAGGAGGAGGGCCCAACAGAAGTGGGCTCCCAACGCCAAGGTGCAAGGAATTCACAAGTGGTGCGAAACTTTCCAAGAATAACACAAAGCTGAAAGTTAAAAGACAAGGATTAGATGGTTTGATCTTTTCAGCTACGTTATGCTGTGGGTTCTATAACCAGTGAGAACAACAGAGGTCACAGCAAGGTGCTTTAGTGACAGTTTAAATAGTACTTTGGGATTCAAAACTCAGTGgaacaggtttgggtttttttctgcactgCATAACATCTTAACATGCAGTGGTTAACAGGTAATTAAGGAAATGAACTTGACTCAAGTTCAAACATCACAGACAACATACCTGGAGATGACACTCAAAACTTTTCCAAAACTTAGCATTTCAGTGCTTCAGAacagtttggtttttatttacaATGACAATAAGCCAAAATAGCAAACCCCATTTATGAAGCAAAACCCAAGTGAAACCATTATGTAGATGTTACAAACACCAGTGGTTTGGTTACAATAGTTTTGTAACCTCAACAGTTACAACTGGGATGCCAGCTCACTGTGGACTTGATCTGAAGACAGCGGCAGAGTTTTTCAGGAGGACACTCCCATGACCACTCTCAGGGGTAAACTACTATACCCTGAAAGTATTCCAAGGGAGTGACAACATTTGAGCTCTGTGGCtagaaaataattcatttcCAGATGTTAAAGGCAAGATCTTTGATTGACACAGCTTTCAACAGGTGTAAGATCATACAGAAACTGGAACCATCTACTTATGAGCACAAGGGCAATGGAAGCTGCCAGCTTTTATTTCAGCTCAAGCCACCAAGAACCTGGTCCCATCAGGCAGTAAAAGAAAGTACAAATGCAGGTAGAATAAGACAAAGTTATGCTCACActaacaaatttaaaaaaaaaaattaaataccaCCAAGCCTGGGAAATTCTTGTAACAGACTCAGAGCAAAGTGCCTCATCCACAGGACCAGCACAGGCAAAAGGACCCCAACAAACCCTCACCCCACCCCTTGCCACTTTATCTCCCCAAACCAGACAACCAGCTGGTGTCACTCTCCTCACAGCTCTAGGTGAGGTCTGAATGAGGTTTACTGGCAGCTTTTCACCAAGTACCTTTAGCAGGGCTTGCAGATACACCTGGGTGGTTCTGAACTCACATGCTGGACCTCTGCAGTGTTGAGGTTCTGATCTCACCAATACTAACTCCACCACAGGTATGGTTTTCAAATTTCCACTTAAATTGTCTCCAAATagaggggtttttttcaagCGACTGGACGTGCCTCTCTCATATCAGTCATCTGTAaggactgaagcttgagaacCACAACTCAAAAGACAAAAATGACACACAGCTTGAGAGAGGTGAACCACAGACAAGCTGCAGGGAGACTCAGATTTTACAGCTGAATCCCTCTGACTTGTTGCTGTCACATTTTAAAGTTCTATTGGCAATTATTTAATCTTAATAAGTACAAACTGCAGCCAGGCCAAGGACAAAAAGTACCTACAGTAACATCATCCACCTCTCTTCAtcaaaaaaaaggaagccaTAACAAAGATTCCCACCAGACAACCCCAGAACCAGGCCCTCATCCAACATCTCCCTCAACAAATCAAAGCATATTTAAATGTCAACTGCACATTAGGCCAAGTTCATTCTAGCCACTTTCAAAACAGACCATGAAGCAAACACTTAAAATCATCTCCTGCCTGCCCTTCAGACTTGCTGTTCCTGAGAACTCCCAAAAGTGGAGAGCAAAAAACAACAGACCAAACCTCTCATTGTGAAAGTACTTGGAGAGAGAACAGAATCAAAGCCAACCATGACTAGTGTGAAAATATCAGTAGACCTCATTTTACAAATCTCTGTTTgtattggaagagacctttaatatCATGAAGTTGTTggactgaacccagcactgctaggtcacgactaaaccatgcccctcagtacatctttgaaacccctccaaggacggacacttcaccactgccctgtcagcttgttccagggcttgacaaaccTTTTGGGGAATAAATTgctcctcatatccaacctaaacctcccatggtgcaacttgaagccatttcctcttgttcttggCAAAAGTTGGGCTGGACACAGCTGGAGAACAACACAATGCTGGAGTTGTAGTTGTGGTGAAGGCACAAGGGGTGGATCACGAGCCAACTCTTCACTTCTGGTctgtgctgggatgctgctgctttggtttgaGTTCTTCTTGTTGAGTGAATAGTGTGAAGAACATGCGATGAATGTGCATTTTAATGATAATTCTTAATTATATGATTCACAGAGGCAAGGTGTGGAATGCGTTGGGTTTGCATGGAAAGGGTTTGGTCTCGTACAGAATCTCTTACAGAAGGTTGCCCTCCACCaaactctgcagcctgcccagctctcactgaatggcagcacagcctgacagggtgtcacccactcctcccagttctgtatcatcagcaaactggctgagggttCACTCCATCCCTCAAGTTGCTGATGAAGacgttgaacaagactggtcccagcccTGACACGGTgagctacaggcctccaaccaGATTGCACAGCTGATCACAACCCcctgagctctgtccttcagccaggtCTCAACacacctcactgtccactcatcCACCCCATACTTCCTGAGCAcacctatgaggatgttatggcaGCCATTATCCAAGATATTAATTAAGCaaaacagacacacagagacttttctcagaagcagccagcagaagGCTGTCATCAGGGCATGGCAATGCTGGGCCTGCTCACTGTCCTTCCAAAAAGGTTAACCAACAAACAGCCTTGGAATTGGATGCTCCCTGAACAGGACTTGCAACAGTCACATTCTCAGCCACTGCTCTGGCAAAAGACTGGCTCCAGCATTTGAAACAACCTTCCTGAATCAGGGAGGAATTTACCCCCACAGGAACACAAACAGATCTGAGCAGTTTCCTCATCACCCGACCCCATCAACAACTCAAAAAGCAGTAAAAAGAGGTCAAGCACATAAACAGGCTCAGATTCTCTCCTGACATTCAGTCAAGTGCTGCAGTGAAGCCTCCATCAGCTGGGTCTCATGACTGACCTTCTCAAAAGAAACACTGGAAACAGACAGTTGAAAGATAAAGCCATGCCAAGAGCAAGGAAACAATGCTCTGGATATTTAAGGCCAGaatgtccccttcctcttcaagCAGAGCTTTGTTTGGGGCGTGTCTCTGATCCTCCAGGACTGCCTTTGCTGGTGCAGTGACATCCTGACTGGTTTCACAGCAGTCACCAAGCAGCTTGCTGATGCTTTATCAGAAACGAATAGGTAGAATTCCTCAAAGACAACTCTCCTCAGGTGGACAAGGTAGTTCTTCAAACTTCAAAGCCTCACAGAAAAGTCAGGTACAgccttcttgctttccttttaaCTTCAACAGTCAATTTCACAGAGCTTCCCAAAATGGATGGGTAAAAGAAATGTTCTGGCTATCTGCTTAGAGAACACCAGCATGGTGGagctggcagggacctctggagatcttctagtccaacaccagctaaagcagggcacccacagcagcttgcccaggagcacaatgtccaggtgggtttagaatctctccactgaaggagactccacaacctctctgggcagcctgctccagggctccagcaccttcacagcaaagaagtttctcctcatggaagttcaggtgaaacctcctcagttccagtttgtgcctgttgtcccttgtcctgtcactgggcaccaatgacaaagagtctggccacatcctcttgccccccaccctttatctcttgctgagcattggtcagatcccctctcagactgttctccaggctcaacagccccagggctctcagcctggcGTGGTTTAAATGTTAACAAAGGGACCTTAGGGTGGAACCCGACGCCGGGGGAGTCACCAGGTCATGTtactccctctcctttccttcctatCCTCTATTTAAGGGGGCAGTgctctctctcttgcctctTGCCTTCCTGCCGggtggggagctgctgccaagTGTTCAGGCCTACCTCCAGGGAGTCCACTGCCATCCAACCTTTGGGTTTGCCTGTCTCTGTATATATTCCTTTCCTCAATACCTCTGTACATCCCTTTTCCCtaaataccttttattttttgttaaaattGTTTTCTTAACTTTCAATTCTGTGCAAGTCCTTTTGTTTACCCCTTTACTTCTCCTGCCTTTCACCCTGAGAGAGGATAATCTAAATTCTGTCCTGTGGAGCTTTTGCCCTGAAAGCTTAAACGGTGACATAGCCCCCCCCTAGGTAGGGCAGCACCCAGGAAAGCTCTTTGCAAGCCCAAaccctcctctttcttcctccacCCAATTTGTACAACTAAGCAGGACATCACAGGGTACAAAATGAGCTGCTCAGTGAGCTGAACACCAATGTCAAATATTAGTGAGATGCTGACAGAAACCATTACAGAAACCATTACATAGCCATCTTGAATATGAAAGCAGCTAGAAAAAATTTACAGAAGCTGCAGTTCCCTAAAAGTAAACAAGATAGGATGTACTCACTTGGGGGGTGACCTCAGACACTCCTTACCATCTCCCCACCCTTATCAGAGGGGGAAGTGAAAACAAGCAaagctgatcaatatctaaaggatggggccagactcttttcagtggtgaccagtgaaaggacaagggccaatgggcacagactggaacccaggaggttccatctgaacttccatgaggggttggactggatgatccccagaggcccctttcaacccccattatgctgggattctgtaaagGCACTCAGTGCCTCCTCCCACAGGCAGAAGATGGTCACCCAGGATTAAATCCCACAGCCTTGCAAGTCCAAAACcatccttttcttccccatccCAGTTTTTTACTCCCATGCAAGCCATTACACAGCACAGAACAGCTCCTGGGCCTGACTGGGTTGGCTGTCCCAACTGTGTTCCCTCCCAGCCTTTCACCCCCGCCCCTGTCTGCTTgttctgggagaagaggagggagaggaggcagcagtgagggaaGAAAATCTTGATGCCATACAAGTAGTGCCCAGGAAGAGAAAAACCATTGATGCTTCCTTCACCTGGTCCAGATACACATGCAAAACATAGCACCGGCCCAGGGGATGAAATATGAAACATTCCCAAAACTTGGAGTTGGCCCCAGGGGTGTTTGTTCTGCTCCTCACAGTTGGGCCAGTccagtccagtccagccccaggGCAACCACATCAACCATTTCACACTGGATCTCTGTGAAGGTCTGCAAGGCCTTCCTCAAAACACTTCTGCTTTTGGGTTACTCAACAGAGAGGACTCAACTCAAACACACCTCCTCCAGTAAGCCTCAAGGCCCAGGAaagctgctgttcctcttttGTTAGCTGGCAGGGACCTGGCCATTAGATAATCAACCATGACCACGTTCATCTTCCCACTTCGGTTCCAAGGCCTGGATCTCCTTTGTAGGTCCCTTgaccttgttttgttttccactttCAGAAGGATCTGGATTATTCTTTCCCTTTGTCAAACACTTTCCATGGTGTGTTGCCCACAACAACGTCAGTGTATGGCTTGTCTTCAGCAGGCACCAAAGTCCACCAGAGTCTTGTGCTCCAATGCCAGACCATCAAATCCACACCAAACGGTCAAACCCTCTTTCTTGTCTGGCCACCCTGTTCCTGGTTGGAGCACTCAGCATCCAGCTCCTGCAATGGCAGACCAGACATCCCTTCAAGatcaggagaagctgcagcctcagctcttctgctgcatGTGGGCCAGACCACCATCGgcaggcactgccagctggcaccaGCGTGTTCAACACCAACCTCTGCTGCAGAGTCCCCGGGTGCTGGACATCATCCAGATGCCTGGACACCTCCACTCCTCCCCTTGGATAACAGGCTGGTCCACTTGccaccacagctgagcagaTAACTCTTGAGGAAACACTTCATCCTCAACAGATGTTCGTGCTGACTCTCATACTGGTTTAGCTACAGTGTCCATTTGGATCATCCTTAGATCCGGGGACCCTCCAGTTCCTCTGAGGGTGCTGAACATGCTGCTGATACCTTTTGACAGTGCTGAGGCATCCCTCCTTCAGCGGTCTACCTTTTCAGGTTCACACACCTGCTCAGGCAAACACTTCCAGGCCACAGGAGGCGAAAACTGCTCTAGGCTCCTGCCCAAACCCTCCCACATGCTGGTGCCACCAACTGCTGCAGGGCACATTCCCAACTGCCATCCCCAGCCAGGTGGATCCACTAACAGCTGAACATGGATTGGCGGATTCAGAGTGTGATGAGATGGCAGCAGGGCACTATTGTTACAGTCAAAATCAAAACCAGGTTCACCAGTACACTATGAACGTTTCAGTTACATCAGGATATTCAAGAAACCGTGGGGCTGTTGCAACAAGGTTGGCAGGATTCATCTCAGTGGAGGAGGAAGGTGGAATTGCTGTTTGTCTCCAGGGGATGCTTCCCAGAGTACTGGCCAATTACCAGACCAGGCTCAAAGCTCTGCTTCTACCACGTTTcccagacaaaacaaaaccccacagcaaacagcaaagGCTGGAAGCTGTATTTTCAAGGCGCTTCAAGCAGCAGCTAATCTGCACTAAGTTGTGCAGCATGCTCCAATCCAATCTATCCATTCCTCTCTTAGCCCCAAAAAGAATGGTGGGGCCAGCAGCCAAACAACCCAAAGCCAtctgctccccagcccagcaggacagggagaaaaggaagcacaaaaagtgagaaaactcacagataaagacagaaaaaacccaaagtaaaGCAAAGGCAACTATTACTCACCACCTCCACAGGTAGATCAGTGCCCAAACAGACTCCAAGCAATGATATCTTGGAAGCCAAAAccccctttttctccttctctaccCCAATTTTTGCTGCATTACATGGTTGGAAATATCCCTCACAGTCACACACTGCTCCAGTCAGGAAAGCCCTGACACTGTACAGCCACTGTTCAGTGCTAGCCTAAGCACCAGTGGTGACCATCAGTTTAACcacaaatccaaaccacagcTCACAGGCTGCTGTGCACACCATTAACTCCATCCCATCCAGAGCCAGCATTGCTCAGTAACATTATTCATGGAAATAACTCCAAAAGACTCCATTCCATACCAGCACTGATGGGGTTCAATGCATCAAGTTTACAcgagcagaaaacaaacaaaaaaccacacctcAGAAACACAATCAGCAGAAGTTTTTCAGCAAGGAATTCTTAAAACAGGACCAAAAGGGCATTTTAGCTCCATCGTGTTTTAGAGTAATACAAATCCTGCATGCTGGCTGGGGAGTGAACTGACATACAGACACCAGCTCTGAAGCGTACTGAGCTCTGCACACCTGATGTGATGTGCCCAAAAACCTTGCAAAGAGCAAACACTAGTATTTCTGACTAAAACTTActataaaaaacccaaccccaacctcatTCAGAATAGTGAGCTTGAAATATGAAAACATCCTATTTACCTTCAAAGACTCAAAAGAAGTCTCAATGTTCTTCCCATTTCATACCCAGAGGAGCTCATTTTTGGGAAGGACAGACATgagcacagctgagcttgaACTGAGCTCAGTCCCAAAACCAAGCTGCAAAATACTCAGGAaacaggagggaagaaaaggaatccAGTGGAGCTGGGAGCTCTGTAGCCACTCAGAACCCCACCCTTGGGCAAACACCCCTCAGTTCTGTTGtcagagaagctggagaagaggagctcgGTCTAGTCCCCAATGTCCTCCACCCTTCTAGCCAGCATTAGTGTGCTGCTAGTTCTGGCAGATGACTTTTCTCTTTAAATCAGAAAAACACACAATTAAAAGATACTTCTTGTCCTTGAAGGCTGACTTCTCAACAGGGAAAATAATTACCTCACTTTTACATCCACCCTCATGGACAGCTCACAACATAGTTTTATCATCTAATATTCTAAAGGACTGCTGGATGATCACATACCACACAGAAGAGCATAACCCAAAAGCAGGCACACATTTCCACATCAATTCTGGGCTAGAAACCAGGGTTAGGGAGTTTTAATTTAATCAGTTCAGTGCTTCTTCAAAATAATCCtataaaaacaaattttaaaacccCAAGTAGTTGTATCACTGTATTAAAATAACTGACCAAAAATACTACAGCAGCACATCTCCAAGTTGCTAATAACCAGGTAAATTCCCAAATATGCAAGGTTCCTGGGTGAACCCTACAAACCAGCTTGTGCTACGGTGCTAAAACACTTTGCTTTAGGGGAAAAGAAATCTAGTTTCTGTCTTTTTGACCAAATGCAGCTCAATTATTGCCAGCTTCAATGTCAAGCAATGGGAAAAGTATCTTTTTAACCCCCCCCCTGAAGACAGGTGAGTATGAGGTGCCAGAAAACAGGTCTGAGCTTTCATAGGTGATGAAAGCCAACCTCTCCACCTAACCACAACTTACTGCTTCATTCAACGGCCACTTTTAAAGCCAAAACCACTATTCCCAAAGTGCCAGATCGCTTTGTTTCCATGCAACGTGCTGAACTGATGGATTTAATGGAAGGTCTGAGCTTTCACTGGAATGCCGCTAGACGCAGAGAAATGTAAGGCTCAGAAAGCCAGTGGGGCATTTCCCTAACTGAATCCAACGTGTAAAAGCTGAGATTGGGTGAACACATCTTGTATCAAACTTGGGCATTCAATACGCACACTGCTGGGGTGCCAGGGGCCCGGCTGCAACGCACACAAGCCTTCCTTACGGCCCCGTTTCCAAGCTGTTTATTCACCTGCCCTTCGCATGGGAAGGAAACACACCACGGTGCAGGGCCTTGCTGTTTGCCTGCAGGGCCTGGcagggtgctccagccccaaTGCCGCCGCGCTGAAGCCCTCGCTAGCGAAACAAACACGCGAAGGGTCGTCAGCTCCAAGGCCCTTCAGCGGTTATAACCGGTCAAAACACGCCGTTCTTCACCGGCTGCTTCCGTTCGCAGCAACCGAGGCCGTTACACCGCGGTCCCCTCCGCGGGCAGCCCAACAGCCGTGCTGCTCCCAGGCCCCGCCGTGGCGGGGGGTTCCTGCGGGCGACCGGGGCCAGGCCCAGGGAGGGGGGGTCGTTATGGGGGTAACGGAGGGTGCCGTCTCCACCCGCCGCCATTTTGTGCGTCCCCTCAGATCCCGCTGCGCCACACAGGGGCGAGGGGGCGACCAAGCTCCTACCTCCGGCGGGGAGCTAACCGGTCGCACTACTCGCGGTCACCCTCCGCTACGCTTCCTGCTACGCTTTCACCACCGCTTCCTCCCAGCTCCGCCGCCTCCCTCCGCCGCGCCGAAACGAACCGGGCCGAGCCAGCAGCGCCAGCTGCAGACACGTAGCCCCGAGGAGGGAGAACGCGCGCACGGCGGCTGCGCGCACGGGGAAGAGGCCGGGCGCGGGGACCGCCTACGCACACCACCAACGCGGACGGCGCAGGCGCGCTGGGCCCGCGGAAGTAAGGCAGAGGGCACAGCCGCGGCCTCGGGAGGGAGCTGCGCATGCGCGGCCGCCATACGGCGCCAGCCCCGTCAGCGCAGAGCATTCTGGGAGCTCTTGCCCCCTCCGAGGGCTTCCTGTCGGGAGCGGCTGTGCCACAGAGGCGTTCGGGCTGGAAATGATCTTGaagtcatggagtccaacctttAATGCAGGGCGGCCAGCTCACACTaaacctgggccaggccttgacaattCTTAGCGGGGaaaatgttcacagaatcacacaatcaaccgggttggaagagacctccaagatcatccagtcccaccaatcacccaaccctaactaatcaactgcaccatggcactaagtgcctcatccaggcttttcttaaacaccttcagggacagcaaccccaccacctccctgggcagcccattccaaggcCAATCTctatttctgtgaagaatttctttctgagaTCAAGCCTTCTTTCTAAGACCAAgcctgttcctcacatccaacctcaatctcctcagcacaacttgaggctgtttcctctcatcctgttgctggtttcctgggagaagagactgaccctgacctggctccaacctcccctcagcttccttttctccaggctgaacaaccccaagtcccttAGCtactcctcacaagatttgtgctggacacactccagcacttcagtgtcctCCATGGTGccatgggacatggtttagagatgaacttggcagtgctgtgttaacAATTGGACTTAGTGACCTTAAAGGCCTCTTctaaacaaaatgattctacgGTCATGGACCTACACCTATGGAAATGAGACAGGAGGGCACCAGGCAGCcatcctccttttccctccctgaaCCTCCTTCAGCAACACCATGAGCTGGTGGAATTGCCCTCTCCGGTGGCTCCCACCTCCTGTTTCTCCAGTGTATGTTGAGCTTCATGCACAGCCCCATCAGAATGTGTGCCTCTCCTCTGCCGAGTTCCTCTTCACATTGTCTGGGGTttgaccaggagccagcagctgccccagttTCTCCAGTGAAAACCAGCACCAAGACTTGTGAGGCACTGACTCAGAGGAGCTGTCTTGCTGACTGGAATGATGTTtgcttttgcagcagcagtgctggtacCTCCAACAAGCTTGCAGTGACTCAGCGTCCCCAAATGCAGGTTTCCCCGGGTCACCATGAGCTGAGGTCTGGTGCTGACCTGAAAAAAGCTTTGTCACATTGAGTGGCCCCATGAGGTTTCTGCCCAGGGAGCCCCTGTTGCTCCaggctcccctctgctctcaccCACGAAGCACCCCTGCAGAGCCACGGGCTTCCCTCCAAGGAGACAGAAGATGCCTTTAAGAGCTGCTACATTATTTCCTGAAAGCACCAAAAAGGATGCCAACAAAGCAAGAAacgctcctgctgcagcccacagaATGCATAGTCTACAGCAGGACCAGCTCGTCCCAAAACCATATTTTCCTCACGTGGGGGAGCAtctttcagagctgctgaaagcaCCACACCTCGCTGCAAACCTGGCAGACAGCAGGCACCTACTCAGCAGcctcttgagcagcctgggagtgCACTGAGCAGCCATGCAGATCtgtctggctgtgctgctctgaagtCACTTCGGTGGTTTGTCTTGCTCCTTGTGTGGAGATTCTGCAGATACTTTGCATAAATCCAGCAAAAAAAGATTCAttgctgctgcattttctgGCCTGACACAGAAAGAGGTCAGTAAGATGTTGTCTTCAGacctggttttgttctttttccagcACACTACAGCCTTGGAAACTCTAAAAACCTTCAGAAGTTCAgacttccactttttttttttttttttttttttttgcttttaaaacctGCTTAGAGCCATCTAGTCCTGCAGCCTGTGACTACTGGAGACCACAGGCAttcctgacacccaccacaGCACTACAAGGGGAAGCAAGAAGCTTTTGGAGAGCTGGAAGCTCTATTTCTGAAACTTCTGAACGTAACTTACAACTAAATTATAAGATCTGTGTCTGTTCCACCATTCTTGAGCCAGGCTGAAGATCTTCACTGACAAGGTTctctgagagagaaaaatctgttgTGAAATATAAgatggtgtgctggtttgatcAGATCAGATTTATGCTGAGGCTCCAAGAATCTGAAAGAAACTGAGGGTCTAGGAGCATCCCAAGGGCAGAATCTgactgaccctgctctggagactttaatgTTTTGTTGGCAAAGAATCACagcataaaggttggaaaatatctccaaggtcatcgagtccaactggtaacccagcactgccagggcaccactaaaccatggccctcagcaccacatctccatgactTTTAAGCCCTTCCAGGAattgggactccaccactgccctggtccAAACCTTGACAAGAatcaaggagaagaaattgttcctcatgtccaacctaaacctcccctggggaggctgttgtcctatcacttgttgcttaagagaagagaccaacccccagctggttccagcctccttccagggagctgtcgAGAGCCAGAAAGCCTCTCCTGAGCTTCCTTTTCCCCAGGATGAAAACCCCCTGgtgcctcagcagctcctcacaagctcctccagacccttcaccagcttcattgctcttctct is part of the Indicator indicator isolate 239-I01 unplaced genomic scaffold, UM_Iind_1.1 iindUn_scaffold_145, whole genome shotgun sequence genome and harbors:
- the LOC128980382 gene encoding zinc finger protein 638-like is translated as MRSNLFPKSFVLFLESFAPLVNSLHLGVGSPLLLGPPPLQFAHIKTQLALQQLTSVAPNASAPPHAWLNQVVPKSTMFSPRGTLPQRPRGPNPSGTKPPGSFTGRGAGGLQRKPTPGAPQGMPPRCSGQETLQWTGSQRINVRVTLHRPDPRKVKEKSNLHQEQKGEPRPTRWDISPCPAGMSGQKPPASARISEQNSNAQNRYTPESASSILASFGLSNEDLEELSRYPDDQLTPENMPLILREIRMRKMGHSLPGLHSQSRAEEPVGGSGGAAVKSKVIDYGHASKYGYTEDPLEVRPFNPEALPEEPLEARVYAPEVPSAEKREEFPREQSVPMAVPPPSVPCNPLRLRGRCPEYA